The Humulus lupulus chromosome 3, drHumLupu1.1, whole genome shotgun sequence genome window below encodes:
- the LOC133824060 gene encoding uncharacterized protein LOC133824060, translated as MDSPNSLNPYDNMSLDDIIIAECTDEYADQCIKDFMDGGSSTRQGRKRAHIDRGHLEGHQCFFDDYFSDELVYTKCQFRRIFRMRRHVFLRIVQALENHSEYFQMRFNVVGRRGHSPLQKCITAMRMLPYGVPVDYVDEYVRIG; from the coding sequence ATGGATTCGCCAAATTCTCTAAATCCGTACGACAATATGAGTCTAGATGATATCATAATAGCAGAGTGTACTGATGAGTATGCTGATCAATGTATCAAAGATTTCATGGATGGGGGTAGCTCAACAAGGCAAGGAAGAAAGAGAGCTCACATTGATAGGGGTCATTTAGAAGGACACCAATGTTTTTTCGATGACTACTTTTCTGATGAACTGGTGTATACAAAATGTCAATTTCGAAGAATATTTAGAATGCGTAGACACGTATTCCTACGCATAGTGCAAGCTCTAGAAAATCATTCGGAGTATTTCCAGATGAGGTTTAATGTAGTCGGTAGAAGGGGGCATTCGCCATTACAAAAGTGCATCACTGCTATGCGAATGTTGCCGTACGGAGTGCCTGTCGATTACGTTGATGAGTATGTTCGAATTGGTTAA